Proteins from one Podospora pseudocomata strain CBS 415.72m chromosome 4, whole genome shotgun sequence genomic window:
- a CDS encoding hypothetical protein (EggNog:ENOG503P6X0; antiSMASH:Cluster_5) — MAPKANTSKTPWQDSLESTCHDLQIAAPVFQIVSDRRGGRTAWSSRVTVYGVTHDARFWYDGKNVNNAKEDAAEVAYKWLNGASSNPSSPSTTRSAW; from the exons ATGGcgcccaaggccaacacTAGCAAGACTCCCTGGCAAGATTCCCTGGAGA GTACTTGCCACGACCTTCAAATTGCCGCGCCGGTTTTCCAAATTGTGTCTGACCGACGAG GTGGACGTACAGCATGGTCCAGCAGGGTTACCGTTTACGGAGTGACTCACGATGCCCGATTTTGGTACGATGGCAAGAACGTCAACAACGCCAAAGAAGATGCTGCTGAGGTTGCTTACAAATGGTTGAACGGCGCCTCTTCGAACCCCagctcaccctccaccacccgaAGCGCATGGTAA